The window TGCTGCTGCATTGGTTTATTGATTGTTGTTATGAATGAAAAGGACAATCACttaataagttttaattttttaaagaaatttctgaaaattgagttgttcccctttttatataaaatcccTGCTACTGCATTAACacatgaagattttttttgccAATAAAACTAGGATTCTCTTTAAAACAAGGCAAAATTTATTTCGTAGTAAAGGAGAGTTACAAACAAATGTTAATACACTAATCTTTCAATAACAGAAACTGACCAGCTCATCTGGCCAAACTCGTCCTGTAACTGTAGCAGGAGCTCGGCGAGGTCCGTGTCTATACTCGAGGAGCTGGAGGAGCCTGAAGAGGGCGATGAGGAGCGCGAGGCCTGGTGGTCCAGGCCATTACAAAGCGCCATGTTGTGGGTCTTCATCAGTGACAGCACTCGCTGTACATTGGCTCCCACCGAGTGACTGGCTGTTAGAGactgtaaacaacaaaatagcaaagaacatatatatattattattaacgTTACACCACAAACTACAGGACAAAATACACACGGACTGAAGATAACAaagaacatatatatatatatatatatatttatatagggACTGTTATGTTACACCGCAAATTACAGGATTGTAAACGACAAAATACACACAGACTGAAGATAACAaagaacatatatatatagggACTGTAACGTTACACCACAAATTACACAAATTTAGTGACTGCAGACCACAAATAACACATACTGATACAAAATACTAAAGCATGGAAAACAACAACCAATAATAAATTCCAACTTTTCCAACTCTAGTGTTCATGCATTATATTTTGTGTAACAGGTGATTTATCctgtatataatttaattctggttgtaacacagcatttgattggttaaaaaattaagttaaatttgtataacctggtttgcacgtcacaatgCATCGTCAAAAAAACGTACTAATCCTCTTGAcattacatttgaatttttaaaagattaatatcaaaagtaaaacgCATCCATTTTGTACAGTAAATTACAGattctgaaaattaaattataagaaatgaactcaatatctacccaaattatactcgtataacctgggttggagcaatttacgctttgtaattcgcggattataaagtgTAAACTGCCCCAACCAAGGTTATACTcatataacttgggtagacattgagttcatttcttaaatatctgCAGTTAGATGTATGTGTAACAGGTGATTTATCCTGTATATATCTGCAGTGAGATTGTTACCTTTCCGGCTACGAAGGGAATCTCGGCCAGGTTGAGGCGGTAGTGCTTGCTGTGATCTGTGGGCGGGGACTGTTTCTGTTTTTTGTGAGCCGACGCTTTCCGTCGTTTCTTTGTTTTCTTGGCTTTTTGAGTTAATCTCTCAATACTCTCTGCGTTCCTTAGTATCCGAGCAGACTCAGCTACAGACTCTTGCtgtaaacaattcaaaaaaacATACAGACAATTTTCAATTGTGTTACATCTTATACAATTTCAATCAAACATGTACTTACCTCGACTGCTTTCTCCTCTATCAGCCTTCGGCGATGTTTCTCTTCTTGTAGTTTTTCCTCCAACTCACGAATCTTATTCTAGTGgggagaaaaaaatatcaaaattactCAATAAATCTTCATTGAATGCCAAGTACATTTTATAATGACATCAAAACTTTATCTATCACTGGAACATTAAGGAATAAACAAAATTACCGGTATGATCCAACACACATGtacaaaaattggaaatttcatgAAAACCGGTCCACTGAATTCATGATTCCATTGTGagtgtttaaaattaatatctttataattttatcaatgttttgtttgtaaacataCTGACTTAAAACCATACAGTTCCCCATGCTCTATTTATCTCAACACATGACTGGTATAGTTTTGATTTCTTTGTGATGTTTCAGTgcaacaataaaaattatttagcaGATGGTGAGAAATGGTCCCCGAGGccattataaatatatgtttttgcTTATTGCTTTTGTTATTTATGCTTATTGCTACTGTTACTTTGTTGTTTCtcattaaaaaagaatatgaaTATTGCCTATGccttttctgatttttatcaACACGTAAAATCTGGACAGACCGTTCCAAAATGTATTGACATAAAATACTTTTACATTTAACACTAATTTTTCAAAACGAGTAAAATCCTGATTTTACccataaaacataaaattaaaagtaatCCCTATTATGGCTCAGTTACGACTTAACCCTCTTTACCGTTTTTGTAGCTGATCTCTCCGAACTGTCAAAATCACAAAAGCATTAAGCAACAATAATAAACATAAACTCAATTCCTACAGCCTACAATAGAACCCATTATAAACACAGGGGCGAATGGGCGGGGCAAAGGTTGAACAAGCGCTCTAGTTTCCCCAGATTACCTTAACTTAAACACTTTCAATTCATTTGTGTTCAGTCACACACGCTGGATAAGAAATTTTATACACATCAAAAAAATAGGATTAGAGCAAGCTGATATCACAAGGCAGGATTTAAGCTGATAATGAACCCCTGGGGGGATTAAAACTTGAGAGAGTTAGGAGATAGCAAGAATATTTCAACTGGCCACAGCATATTCCAGCCCAAGCTAGTTGATACACAACTCCGTAAAAGATTTCCACAATCCAAGAGTATCATGTTACGTTTAAACAGCCAGTCTGCTGTTAAAAACTAAAGAGAGGATTAGCAGGTGTGGCCCTCTATATATCATACTTTGACAAGCTATGACAGTTCTATCAAAGTTAAAGAGACTTCACCCAGACCAACACCAATTATAAGGTGTTGAATCACTTAATAACAGAAAACTGCAACAGCCAAgatttaattcattatatcATGAAGCACTTCGATCCACTCAAGATATTCCAATTAAACaccttaaaactttttaaattccatttcaatagataaaaaattcaaatgattggTATTGACAGAAAAAGATTGAAGCATTTAAAAACGACACAGAAACTAAATAGCTCTCTCAAGTCTTTTCAATATTCCTATTTCATTTTCACTGTCATTTGGGAGAGAAACTTTCGGTTCTCTATCATCTCCATAAACTGGTCTCAAAATGAATTATTCAAGCATTCTCAAACATCTCATTCTTCATTTTGTTCCTGAGTTTATTCATAATGCATGCAAAATGAGACAGGAGTTTATGTTAGAGTTTAAAGCGATCTAATTGTGGGAGGGGTAGAATACAATGAACCTACTTGTCAACCCTCACAAATGCCCCCGAGAGAGCAGCCATCCCACGGGCACTGAAAACTCATTCCATTGTGTCCCGTGACAGAGCATTTCATTTCATACACGACCATCCattcataaatattcaatgaGTCCTTCACAAAGGCTATGAAGTTTAGTTTTGTTTACTatagatttttattatttgggGATATTAAAAAGCATTCACTAATTTTCAATACCTAGAGTGAATCCAATagagttttttttatgatatcatTTTCTGAATATATAAAGTGATCTTTGATTATCTATAAGTATTTTTAAACTACCTcaacaaatgaacaaatatgAATGTATTGCAGGACAATAGAAGCATTTCCATCAGAGAAAAGTATTCAACGTACTCAACAAACACCAATATCTAGTTATAAAGTAATCTTGGTGCATACCATTATTTACTGCTGCAAgcaatttaaagcaaaaaagatATTTACGAAAAATCCCACCATGTACATATGCATACTGTACtaacataattttgtttgtctGTGTATTCTATCTTAATAGCTTAATTTGGTAAAAAGCGACTTGCCCTAAATCAAGAACATTGCTAAATTGAATATCAAGGCAAGAATAAGAACAATCAGAGGTATGCTGAAATTGTTAATTCAAATCCACACCAACTTAATCAATAACTTCCATCAAATGTCTTACACGGAAAATGTACAGTACAAGTACAGTATCTTTACAGATGATGACATTGTATAGAATCGGACCCACAACTAAAGATGCTTATCCGATCAGTTGTTTTCTTTTCTGAAAACAAACTGCAAGTCCTCACTAGTCTTACTCAATATGTACCACCAGTGTATTATCAACCCCTACACCACTTATCATTATAATTAATTCTCAACTCTTTGATTCTCAACTTCATGATCAAGAACTGCTTATTGAGTGTTTGACCTTGTTTCCAATTCTCATCTTTACTCAAGCAGCATTTCATTATCCTTACCTCTGAGAGAGTTTGAGATGCTGTGAGTCTGAGATGCTCTCGCTCTAGGTCCATTAGTTTTTCCCGCTGCCTGAGATACTCGGGGGAGGGGCCGGGCTGCGGCGGTGACTGTGTAACCCTGTCCACACGGTCAGACACCGCCGCTTTGATCACCGCCTCCTGGCGGTCGCTTTCAGCGGTTTGCACCATTTTCCTCATGTAGTCCAGCTGTTTCTCCAGAAGCTGACTCCGCGTCTCTGCTGCTGTCAGCTGTGTCTCTAATTCTGCACAGAACAAAGTGATTCCCATTATGATTACAATCAACAGTTTAGTGATAAATCAACAAAACTTCAGTATCCCGGGGAAGTTGCAAGACGCAGCTGTGAActttataatattaaaacaaaaaattggtcCTCACAAtctcatattttcataatttgctACCAAGCAGTGGAATTCCAGAATCAAATACTTCCTAAACTACAGAAATTATAAGTAAAATTTACAACGCAGTCATTTTTATGGTTTAACCTTGTgtgttttgaaagttttgcaATTTTACCTTGCTTGCATCTGGAAGTTTTGTGCTTTTTACCTTGTGTTTGTTTGGAGAGTTTTGCAGTTTTACCTTGTGTGTCTTTGGACAGTTTTGTGGTTTTTACCTTGTGTGCGTTTGGAGTTATGTGGTTTTACCTTGTGTGTCTTTGGACAGTTTTGTGGTTTTTACCTTGTGTGTCTTTGGACAGTTTTGTGGTTTTACCTTGTGTGTGTCTGAAGAGTTTTGCAGTTTTTACCTTGTGTGTCTTTGGACAGTTTTGTGGTTTTACCTTGTGTGTGTCTGAAGAGTTTTGCAGTTTTTACCTTGTGTGTGTTTGGACAGTTTTGTGGTTTTTACCTTGTGTGTGTTTGGACAGTTTTGTGGTTTTACCTTGTGTGTGTTTGGACACTGTGGATTGACCTGGGATGTTCTGTGGCTCTTTCTGGAGGATGTTCTTGTACTTTGTTGTCTCTGCAGCCAGAGATTTCAGGTTGTTTTCTGCAGTCCCCCTCTCCACCTCTAACTTCCGTATTTTTTCTTGCAGATTCTTGAGTGCTGAAATCACAGCTGGAAAGGAAAGATTAGTTTATTATTTGACCTCTATAAGATTGCAATTTATCAAGCTAAACTCTCTCTTAGATATTTGCAATAAACTGTGGTTTAATACTAAGGGAACATCAAAAACAGAATGTCTGAAAA is drawn from Crassostrea angulata isolate pt1a10 chromosome 5, ASM2561291v2, whole genome shotgun sequence and contains these coding sequences:
- the LOC128184495 gene encoding centrosomal protein of 57 kDa-like isoform X5 → MIKTFSPHMMGGKSPTKRPLYRNQEESVNNTTYHEYPTKPFINDDYRFDPTKPVKPFPENNRTAVISALKNLQEKIRKLEVERGTAENNLKSLAAETTKYKNILQKEPQNIPGQSTVSKHTQELETQLTAAETRSQLLEKQLDYMRKMVQTAESDRQEAVIKAAVSDRVDRVTQSPPQPGPSPEYLRQREKLMDLEREHLRLTASQTLSENKIRELEEKLQEEKHRRRLIEEKAVEQESVAESARILRNAESIERLTQKAKKTKKRRKASAHKKQKQSPPTDHSKHYRLNLAEIPFVAGKSLTASHSVGANVQRVLSLMKTHNMALCNGLDHQASRSSSPSSGSSSSSSIDTDLAELLLQLQDEFGQMSCEHQELSHEISEATDPQIREDLERELDALVTRMEGKSQQISKIRRHQNKLDQKKKKKKSVDPSKQRSASANAYCHQNGEVEVTTTIKTRGRSAGVVHVRPSSAREVSLNVLKDMKKLQTTLRKDDLTWE
- the LOC128184495 gene encoding centrosomal protein of 57 kDa-like isoform X3 — translated: MPVYTIKDLVEATQIQTFSPHMMGGKSPTKRPLYRNQEESVNNTTYHEYPTKPFINDDYRFDPTKPVKPFPENNRTAVISALKNLQEKIRKLEVERGTAENNLKSLAAETTKYKNILQKEPQNIPGQSTVSKHTQELETQLTAAETRSQLLEKQLDYMRKMVQTAESDRQEAVIKAAVSDRVDRVTQSPPQPGPSPEYLRQREKLMDLEREHLRLTASQTLSENKIRELEEKLQEEKHRRRLIEEKAVEQESVAESARILRNAESIERLTQKAKKTKKRRKASAHKKQKQSPPTDHSKHYRLNLAEIPFVAGKSLTASHSVGANVQRVLSLMKTHNMALCNGLDHQASRSSSPSSGSSSSSSIDTDLAELLLQLQDEFGQMSCEHQELSHEISEATDPQIREDLERELDALVTRMEGKSQQISKIRRHQNKLDQKKKKKKSVDPSKQRSASANAYCHQNGEVEVTTTIKTRGRSAGVVHVRPSSAREVSLNVLKDMKKLQTTLRKDDLTWE
- the LOC128184495 gene encoding centrosomal protein of 57 kDa-like isoform X1, giving the protein MTEIMDYLISQVNRGQQKFEITVLPNRQKAAKTFSPHMMGGKSPTKRPLYRNQEESVNNTTYHEYPTKPFINDDYRFDPTKPVKPFPENNRTAVISALKNLQEKIRKLEVERGTAENNLKSLAAETTKYKNILQKEPQNIPGQSTVSKHTQELETQLTAAETRSQLLEKQLDYMRKMVQTAESDRQEAVIKAAVSDRVDRVTQSPPQPGPSPEYLRQREKLMDLEREHLRLTASQTLSENKIRELEEKLQEEKHRRRLIEEKAVEQESVAESARILRNAESIERLTQKAKKTKKRRKASAHKKQKQSPPTDHSKHYRLNLAEIPFVAGKSLTASHSVGANVQRVLSLMKTHNMALCNGLDHQASRSSSPSSGSSSSSSIDTDLAELLLQLQDEFGQMSCEHQELSHEISEATDPQIREDLERELDALVTRMEGKSQQISKIRRHQNKLDQKKKKKKSVDPSKQRSASANAYCHQNGEVEVTTTIKTRGRSAGVVHVRPSSAREVSLNVLKDMKKLQTTLRKDDLTWE
- the LOC128184495 gene encoding centrosomal protein of 57 kDa-like isoform X4; the protein is MEESYNLTFSPHMMGGKSPTKRPLYRNQEESVNNTTYHEYPTKPFINDDYRFDPTKPVKPFPENNRTAVISALKNLQEKIRKLEVERGTAENNLKSLAAETTKYKNILQKEPQNIPGQSTVSKHTQELETQLTAAETRSQLLEKQLDYMRKMVQTAESDRQEAVIKAAVSDRVDRVTQSPPQPGPSPEYLRQREKLMDLEREHLRLTASQTLSENKIRELEEKLQEEKHRRRLIEEKAVEQESVAESARILRNAESIERLTQKAKKTKKRRKASAHKKQKQSPPTDHSKHYRLNLAEIPFVAGKSLTASHSVGANVQRVLSLMKTHNMALCNGLDHQASRSSSPSSGSSSSSSIDTDLAELLLQLQDEFGQMSCEHQELSHEISEATDPQIREDLERELDALVTRMEGKSQQISKIRRHQNKLDQKKKKKKSVDPSKQRSASANAYCHQNGEVEVTTTIKTRGRSAGVVHVRPSSAREVSLNVLKDMKKLQTTLRKDDLTWE
- the LOC128184495 gene encoding centrosomal protein of 57 kDa-like isoform X2, translated to MSNLYKILHRIDNILYKVEKSTFSPHMMGGKSPTKRPLYRNQEESVNNTTYHEYPTKPFINDDYRFDPTKPVKPFPENNRTAVISALKNLQEKIRKLEVERGTAENNLKSLAAETTKYKNILQKEPQNIPGQSTVSKHTQELETQLTAAETRSQLLEKQLDYMRKMVQTAESDRQEAVIKAAVSDRVDRVTQSPPQPGPSPEYLRQREKLMDLEREHLRLTASQTLSENKIRELEEKLQEEKHRRRLIEEKAVEQESVAESARILRNAESIERLTQKAKKTKKRRKASAHKKQKQSPPTDHSKHYRLNLAEIPFVAGKSLTASHSVGANVQRVLSLMKTHNMALCNGLDHQASRSSSPSSGSSSSSSIDTDLAELLLQLQDEFGQMSCEHQELSHEISEATDPQIREDLERELDALVTRMEGKSQQISKIRRHQNKLDQKKKKKKSVDPSKQRSASANAYCHQNGEVEVTTTIKTRGRSAGVVHVRPSSAREVSLNVLKDMKKLQTTLRKDDLTWE
- the LOC128184495 gene encoding centrosomal protein of 57 kDa-like isoform X6: MTFSPHMMGGKSPTKRPLYRNQEESVNNTTYHEYPTKPFINDDYRFDPTKPVKPFPENNRTAVISALKNLQEKIRKLEVERGTAENNLKSLAAETTKYKNILQKEPQNIPGQSTVSKHTQELETQLTAAETRSQLLEKQLDYMRKMVQTAESDRQEAVIKAAVSDRVDRVTQSPPQPGPSPEYLRQREKLMDLEREHLRLTASQTLSENKIRELEEKLQEEKHRRRLIEEKAVEQESVAESARILRNAESIERLTQKAKKTKKRRKASAHKKQKQSPPTDHSKHYRLNLAEIPFVAGKSLTASHSVGANVQRVLSLMKTHNMALCNGLDHQASRSSSPSSGSSSSSSIDTDLAELLLQLQDEFGQMSCEHQELSHEISEATDPQIREDLERELDALVTRMEGKSQQISKIRRHQNKLDQKKKKKKSVDPSKQRSASANAYCHQNGEVEVTTTIKTRGRSAGVVHVRPSSAREVSLNVLKDMKKLQTTLRKDDLTWE